A genomic segment from Actinomycetota bacterium encodes:
- a CDS encoding acyl-CoA dehydrogenase family protein: MSYDIFQPVHEDFRRNLREFVENELAPHADEWEEAEEFPRWVFTRMGELGFLGMSYPEKYGGDDDRIAEAVFHEEITRCGSAGVAAGLGAHIGIAMPQINRFGTDEQKEKYLVPGIKGETIGALGITEPEAGSDVAGIRTYAVRDGSDWIINGSKTFITNGVRCDWVVVAAKTDRDKGYAGISQFIVDRGTPGFETSRKIKKLGWKASDTGELSFIDVRVPADALLGEENRGFYQIMANFVWERLIMALGAVAGAQLLFDIALQYAKERQAFGRPIGKFQAISHMLADMAMEIELGRAFTYHVLKLYVEGKEPVREVAMAKLYTCDMACRVADRALQIHGGYGYTEEYPLARAYRDMRLGPIGGGTDQIMREIIARSYGL, translated from the coding sequence ATGAGCTACGACATCTTCCAACCTGTTCACGAGGATTTCCGCCGCAACCTCCGGGAGTTCGTGGAAAACGAGCTCGCACCGCACGCCGACGAATGGGAGGAAGCGGAGGAGTTCCCCCGCTGGGTTTTCACCCGCATGGGAGAACTTGGTTTTTTGGGCATGTCCTACCCGGAGAAGTACGGCGGGGACGACGACCGCATAGCCGAGGCGGTTTTCCACGAGGAGATAACCCGCTGCGGCTCGGCGGGGGTGGCCGCCGGGCTGGGCGCCCACATCGGCATCGCCATGCCCCAGATAAACCGCTTCGGCACCGACGAGCAGAAGGAGAAGTACCTGGTGCCCGGCATAAAGGGAGAGACCATCGGGGCCCTGGGCATCACCGAACCGGAGGCCGGTTCCGACGTGGCCGGCATCCGCACCTACGCCGTGCGCGACGGCTCGGACTGGATCATCAATGGTTCCAAGACCTTCATCACCAACGGGGTACGCTGCGACTGGGTGGTGGTGGCGGCCAAGACGGACCGGGACAAGGGTTACGCCGGCATCTCCCAGTTCATCGTGGACCGCGGCACCCCCGGCTTCGAGACCTCCAGGAAGATAAAGAAGCTGGGCTGGAAGGCCTCCGACACCGGGGAGCTCTCCTTCATCGACGTCCGCGTGCCTGCCGACGCCCTGCTGGGGGAGGAGAACCGGGGCTTCTACCAGATAATGGCGAATTTCGTCTGGGAGCGCCTGATCATGGCCCTGGGGGCGGTGGCCGGTGCCCAGCTCCTCTTCGACATCGCCCTGCAGTACGCCAAGGAGAGGCAGGCCTTCGGGAGGCCCATCGGGAAGTTCCAGGCCATCTCCCACATGCTGGCGGATATGGCCATGGAGATCGAGCTGGGGCGGGCCTTCACCTACCACGTCCTCAAGCTCTACGTGGAGGGCAAGGAGCCGGTCAGGGAAGTGGCCATGGCCAAGCTCTACACCTGCGACATGGCCTGCCGGGTGGCCGACCGGGCCCTGCAGATCCACGGCGGTTACGGCTACACGGAGGAGTACCCCCTGGCGCGCGCCTACCGCGACATGCGCCTGGGGCCCATCGGCGGGGGCACCGACCAGATCATGCGGGAGATCATCGCCCGCTCCTACGGGCTGTGA
- a CDS encoding DUF6141 family protein: MSETTTGEKCIFREEQRFHQWWIYALVLGTAGFAWYAFLRQVVLRRPLGNRPSPDWLMVLTWLLMGIGFPWLFLSARLVVEVREDGLHYRYYPFHRRWHRLAREEIAEAEARTYRPILEYGGWGIRWGWRGGRAFNVSGNRGVQLRLRDGRRVLFGSRRPEELEVALRKIL; the protein is encoded by the coding sequence ATGAGCGAGACGACGACCGGTGAGAAGTGCATCTTCCGCGAGGAACAGCGTTTCCACCAGTGGTGGATATACGCCTTGGTCCTGGGGACGGCAGGTTTCGCCTGGTACGCTTTCCTACGCCAGGTGGTGCTGCGCAGGCCCCTGGGGAACCGGCCCTCCCCCGACTGGCTGATGGTCCTCACCTGGCTCCTCATGGGCATCGGTTTCCCCTGGCTTTTCCTCTCCGCCCGCCTGGTGGTGGAGGTGCGGGAGGACGGCCTCCACTACCGGTACTATCCATTCCACCGGCGCTGGCATCGCCTGGCCCGGGAGGAGATAGCGGAGGCGGAGGCCAGGACCTACCGTCCCATCCTGGAGTACGGGGGGTGGGGGATACGCTGGGGCTGGAGGGGAGGAAGGGCCTTCAACGTCTCCGGGAACCGTGGCGTGCAGCTCAGGCTGCGCGACGGGAGGAGGGTGCTCTTCGGTTCCCGCCGCCCCGAGGAGCTGGAGGTCGCCCTCCGGAAAATACTGTGA
- a CDS encoding prolipoprotein diacylglyceryl transferase: protein MRRRGSRVKGSDAGVRPVLFHIGSFPVYSYGVFLFLAFLAGVLVAGRELRRKRLDGSAIYPVGAVAAVSGVLGARLFYVLGHWREFSPDWLSAFDLNMRGLVFYGGLALAVPACALTVRRMGLPAGKVADAVGLTLPLSLAVARVGCFLNGCCGGKPSRLPWAVTFPGSSTAVHPTQLYELLLDLALFFFLLRLRKSVAGDWDLFLLAVGGYGVVRFLNEFFRYHAESSAGIFFQVTSVAAAVIFLSLVWYRERRARREPEPATLSSGSRDTEGEGHERDDDR, encoded by the coding sequence ATGCGGCGAAGGGGAAGTCGGGTAAAAGGGAGTGATGCCGGGGTGCGTCCCGTCCTTTTCCACATTGGGTCCTTCCCCGTCTATTCCTACGGGGTCTTCCTCTTCCTGGCCTTCCTGGCCGGGGTCCTGGTCGCCGGGCGGGAGCTGAGGCGCAAGAGGCTGGACGGGTCGGCCATCTACCCGGTGGGGGCGGTGGCAGCGGTGAGCGGGGTTCTGGGGGCGCGCCTCTTTTACGTCCTCGGGCACTGGAGGGAGTTCTCCCCGGATTGGCTTTCCGCCTTCGACCTCAACATGCGGGGGCTGGTCTTCTACGGCGGGCTCGCCCTGGCCGTTCCCGCCTGCGCGCTGACGGTGAGGAGAATGGGGCTCCCGGCGGGGAAGGTGGCCGACGCCGTGGGGCTCACCCTGCCCCTCTCCCTGGCCGTGGCTCGGGTGGGATGTTTCCTCAACGGCTGCTGCGGGGGGAAGCCCTCCAGGCTGCCCTGGGCGGTGACCTTCCCGGGGTCGAGCACGGCGGTGCATCCCACCCAGCTCTACGAGCTTCTCCTGGACCTGGCCCTCTTCTTCTTCCTCCTGCGCTTAAGGAAAAGCGTGGCCGGGGACTGGGATCTCTTCCTGCTGGCCGTGGGGGGTTACGGCGTGGTGCGCTTCCTCAACGAGTTCTTCCGCTACCACGCCGAATCGTCGGCAGGCATCTTCTTCCAGGTGACCAGCGTGGCGGCCGCCGTTATTTTCCTCTCCCTGGTATGGTACCGTGAAAGGAGAGCGAGAAGGGAACCGGAACCCGCTACCCTGTCGAGCGGTTCGAGAGACACGGAGGGCGAAGGACATGAGCGAGACGACGACCGGTGA
- a CDS encoding PASTA domain-containing protein, translating to MERGSSGRWVAAPVLVALSLVILLCGCRKSAPEVVDTVVPVLGGLSVEEARTVLDGEELDIGTLSEEYSDTVPPGLIIRTLLPEGERVERGTTVDLVISRGPELVTLPDLRGKPEGEALSVLQGLGLGVNLQRAYNESVSAGLICASDPAPGTSLKKGSAVTLIVSLGSAYVTCPTCGGRGTVTISETCPECGGSGVCYS from the coding sequence ATGGAGCGAGGTTCAAGCGGAAGATGGGTGGCCGCTCCCGTGCTGGTCGCCCTGTCCCTGGTCATTCTCCTCTGCGGATGCAGGAAATCGGCACCAGAAGTTGTCGACACCGTCGTTCCGGTCCTCGGCGGACTGAGCGTCGAGGAAGCGAGGACCGTCCTCGACGGGGAGGAGCTGGATATCGGCACCCTGTCGGAAGAATATTCAGACACGGTTCCCCCGGGCCTCATCATCCGCACCCTGCTGCCGGAGGGAGAGAGGGTGGAACGGGGAACCACGGTGGACCTGGTGATCAGCAGGGGTCCTGAACTGGTAACCCTACCCGACCTGCGGGGAAAGCCCGAGGGAGAAGCGCTATCCGTTCTGCAGGGACTGGGGCTGGGGGTCAACCTCCAGCGCGCCTACAACGAGTCCGTCTCCGCCGGGCTGATCTGCGCCTCGGACCCCGCGCCCGGCACCTCCCTCAAGAAAGGGTCCGCGGTCACGCTCATCGTGAGCCTGGGATCGGCCTACGTGACCTGCCCCACCTGCGGGGGAAGGGGGACGGTCACCATCTCGGAGACCTGCCCGGAATGCGGCGGCTCCGGCGTGTGCTACTCGTGA
- a CDS encoding thiamine pyrophosphate-dependent enzyme, whose translation MRLRDFPAEELFLQGSAACQGCPGSAALRVAFKALGRNTILCVIASCTSVLQSPFPVSALNLPTLNMAFATGGAVGSGMSAAAERLTARGKFKEKPTILVWAGDGGTYDIGIQALSGAAERNADLIYVCYNNEAYSNTGTQRSGATPYAAWTTNTTKGKEEWRKDVAQIMVAHGIPYVATASLAYPTDMFRKFAKAREIRGTRYIEIQAPCPPGWKFPSSHTVKIARLAVQTGMWMLYEHENGKTTYTAGTQRIIQGQAKLLPVEEYLKAQGRFRHLFHPERDEERIAAIQKRISDVFETLQFTHKMKEHIMDIEISPRL comes from the coding sequence GTGAGGCTGCGCGATTTTCCCGCCGAGGAGCTCTTCCTGCAGGGGAGCGCCGCCTGCCAGGGATGCCCGGGCAGCGCCGCCCTCCGGGTGGCCTTCAAAGCCCTGGGGAGGAACACCATCCTGTGCGTCATAGCCTCCTGCACCTCGGTCCTGCAGAGTCCCTTTCCCGTGTCCGCCCTCAATCTCCCCACCCTGAACATGGCCTTCGCCACCGGGGGCGCGGTGGGCTCGGGAATGTCCGCGGCCGCCGAGCGCCTCACGGCCAGGGGGAAGTTCAAGGAGAAGCCCACCATCCTGGTGTGGGCGGGAGACGGGGGGACCTACGACATCGGCATCCAGGCCCTCTCCGGGGCGGCGGAGCGCAACGCGGACCTCATCTACGTGTGCTACAACAACGAGGCCTATTCCAACACCGGGACCCAGCGCAGCGGAGCCACCCCCTACGCCGCCTGGACCACCAACACCACCAAGGGCAAGGAGGAGTGGCGCAAGGACGTGGCCCAGATCATGGTGGCCCACGGCATCCCCTACGTGGCCACCGCCTCCCTGGCCTATCCCACGGACATGTTCCGCAAGTTCGCCAAGGCCAGGGAGATCCGGGGGACGCGCTACATCGAGATCCAGGCCCCCTGCCCCCCGGGATGGAAATTCCCCTCCAGCCACACGGTGAAGATCGCCCGGCTGGCGGTGCAGACCGGGATGTGGATGCTCTATGAGCACGAGAATGGGAAGACCACCTACACGGCGGGCACCCAGCGCATCATCCAGGGCCAGGCCAAGCTCCTTCCGGTGGAGGAGTACCTGAAGGCCCAGGGGAGGTTCCGCCACCTCTTTCACCCGGAGAGGGACGAGGAGCGCATCGCCGCCATTCAGAAGCGCATAAGCGACGTCTTCGAGACCCTGCAGTTCACCCACAAGATGAAGGAACACATCATGGATATAGAGATCTCCCCCCGTTTATGA
- the porA gene encoding pyruvate ferredoxin oxidoreductase encodes MRLVETGNHVAAWGARLSRVEVVSAYPITPQTQVIEEISRFIDEGEMECEYIPVESEHSAMAAMIGAAAMGVRAFSATSSHGLAYMHELLHWAAAVRLPMVMVNVNRALGPGWNIWCDHQDTMAARDTGWIQLYCADHQEILDTVIQAYRISEDPRVILPVMVCYDAFLMSHTYMQVDIPDQEAVDRFLPPFRSLWKLDLEYPFTHGSVIYPDDYEEVRFSMQQAMDNARRVISEAAREYRDLLGFYHGELVETYRMEDAEYALLALGTVASECRVAVDELREMGYPCGLVRIRSYRPFPVAELRELLAPLRAALVIDRAVSFGLEGPLFSEVKAAVYGNGGPSIHGIITGLGGRDVPYDLIVENAMAAFKEKLPHGSHWPAVRLNEHHRLVKRSLEEYWKKEGVR; translated from the coding sequence ATGAGGCTGGTAGAGACCGGAAACCACGTGGCCGCCTGGGGGGCGCGCCTTTCCCGGGTGGAGGTGGTGTCCGCCTATCCCATCACCCCCCAGACCCAGGTCATCGAGGAGATATCCCGCTTCATAGACGAGGGGGAGATGGAGTGCGAGTACATCCCCGTGGAGAGCGAGCACAGCGCCATGGCGGCCATGATCGGCGCGGCGGCCATGGGAGTGCGCGCCTTCTCCGCCACCTCCTCCCATGGCCTGGCCTACATGCACGAGCTCCTGCACTGGGCGGCGGCCGTCCGCCTTCCCATGGTTATGGTCAACGTCAACCGGGCCCTGGGGCCGGGATGGAACATCTGGTGTGACCACCAGGACACCATGGCGGCGCGGGACACGGGGTGGATCCAGCTCTACTGCGCCGACCACCAGGAGATACTGGACACCGTCATCCAGGCCTACCGCATCTCCGAGGACCCGCGGGTCATCCTACCGGTCATGGTCTGCTACGACGCTTTCCTCATGTCCCACACCTACATGCAGGTGGACATCCCCGATCAGGAGGCCGTGGACCGCTTCCTGCCCCCCTTCCGCTCCCTGTGGAAGCTGGACCTGGAGTATCCCTTCACCCACGGGTCGGTGATCTACCCCGACGACTACGAGGAGGTAAGGTTCTCCATGCAGCAGGCCATGGACAACGCCCGCCGGGTCATCTCCGAGGCGGCCCGGGAATACCGGGACCTGCTGGGCTTCTATCACGGTGAGCTGGTGGAGACCTACCGCATGGAGGACGCGGAATACGCCCTCCTGGCCCTGGGCACCGTGGCCTCGGAGTGCCGCGTGGCGGTGGACGAACTGCGGGAGATGGGCTATCCCTGCGGCCTGGTGAGGATACGATCCTACCGTCCCTTCCCGGTGGCGGAGCTCCGGGAGCTCCTGGCTCCCCTGCGCGCGGCGCTGGTCATCGACCGCGCCGTCTCCTTCGGGCTAGAGGGCCCCCTGTTTTCCGAGGTCAAGGCGGCGGTCTACGGGAACGGCGGCCCCTCCATCCACGGCATCATCACCGGCCTGGGAGGGCGGGACGTGCCCTATGACCTCATCGTGGAGAACGCGATGGCCGCTTTCAAGGAAAAACTGCCCCACGGGAGCCACTGGCCCGCGGTGCGCCTGAACGAGCACCACCGCCTAGTGAAGAGGAGCCTGGAGGAGTACTGGAAGAAGGAGGGAGTGCGGTGA
- a CDS encoding 4Fe-4S binding protein, which yields MPGRKRKEKPEEIGFLTTLSVPSEGSVGLTGTWRTFRPVLDQERCNKCLLCWIYCPEACITKELRINYDYCKGCGVCAEECPTRAMSMVKEDEYEDGKDR from the coding sequence ATGCCCGGAAGGAAGAGAAAGGAGAAGCCGGAGGAGATAGGTTTCCTCACCACCCTCTCCGTACCCTCGGAGGGGAGCGTGGGGCTGACCGGCACCTGGAGGACCTTCCGTCCCGTGCTCGACCAGGAGCGCTGCAATAAGTGCCTGCTCTGCTGGATATACTGCCCTGAGGCCTGCATAACCAAGGAACTGAGGATAAACTACGACTACTGCAAGGGGTGCGGCGTGTGCGCCGAGGAATGCCCCACCAGGGCCATGAGCATGGTGAAAGAGGATGAATATGAGGACGGAAAGGACCGGTAA
- a CDS encoding 2-oxoacid:acceptor oxidoreductase family protein, producing the protein MVEIRFHSLGGQGAVTLINLLAQAGDLVGKRVQAFPFFGAERRGAPVKSYVRMDDRPIHLRSQIYRPDFLVVMSPSLLQAALEEGTKEGSVLLVNQREEEDDALSGLPFRTYALDATSIALDLGMVVEGMPVLNQVFLGAVSYVTELIPLEAVNEVIRRNIPPGRQEASMEAARRGFTSVREVAGAGKRESRERTAAS; encoded by the coding sequence ATGGTAGAGATTCGCTTTCACAGCCTGGGCGGGCAGGGAGCGGTGACCCTCATCAACCTCCTGGCCCAGGCGGGAGACCTGGTGGGCAAGCGGGTGCAGGCCTTCCCTTTCTTCGGCGCCGAGAGGAGGGGGGCCCCCGTGAAGTCCTACGTACGGATGGACGACCGGCCCATCCACCTGAGGAGCCAGATATACCGCCCGGACTTCCTGGTGGTGATGAGCCCCTCCCTGCTGCAGGCGGCACTCGAGGAGGGAACCAAGGAGGGCTCGGTGCTCCTGGTCAACCAGCGGGAGGAGGAAGATGACGCCCTGAGTGGGCTCCCCTTCCGGACCTACGCGCTGGACGCCACCTCCATCGCCCTGGACCTGGGTATGGTGGTGGAGGGGATGCCCGTCCTGAACCAGGTTTTCCTGGGGGCGGTCTCCTACGTCACCGAACTCATCCCCCTGGAGGCGGTGAACGAGGTCATCCGCCGCAACATCCCTCCCGGTCGCCAGGAGGCCAGCATGGAAGCGGCCAGGAGGGGCTTCACCTCCGTGCGCGAGGTGGCGGGAGCGGGGAAGAGGGAGAGCCGGGAGAGGACCGCCGCCTCCTGA
- a CDS encoding stage 0 sporulation family protein yields the protein MATVVGVVFKKGGKVHYYDPDRLSLRVGDEVMVPTPKGVEFAVVVVPPREIPDPRDPEKLRKVIRRATDRDRQQKERNEFRRDRAWRKCLELIAKHQLPMKLVDMDYAFDGSSITFYFTAEGRVDFRALVRDLASTLKTRIELRQIGVRDEAKMIGGLGPCGRPLCCVTFLNQFHPISIRMAKEQHLPLNPAKISGICGRLMCCLHYEQDAYRRFLRWVPAVGEKVETERGPARVVAHDVLHERVTLELEHGEKFTVPAAYFGPPPQEVEPEEEVEDEIVEDTDEELAPD from the coding sequence ATGGCCACGGTAGTGGGAGTGGTTTTCAAGAAAGGCGGGAAGGTCCACTACTATGATCCCGACCGGCTGTCCCTGCGCGTGGGGGACGAGGTCATGGTCCCCACGCCCAAGGGAGTGGAATTCGCAGTGGTGGTGGTCCCCCCCCGGGAGATACCCGATCCCCGCGACCCGGAGAAGCTGCGCAAGGTCATCAGGAGGGCGACGGACCGGGACCGCCAGCAGAAGGAGCGCAACGAGTTCCGCCGGGACCGCGCCTGGCGCAAGTGCCTGGAGCTCATCGCCAAGCACCAGCTGCCCATGAAGCTGGTGGACATGGATTACGCCTTCGACGGCAGCTCCATAACCTTCTATTTCACCGCCGAGGGGAGGGTGGATTTCCGGGCCCTGGTGCGCGACCTGGCCTCCACCCTGAAGACGCGCATCGAGCTGAGGCAGATAGGGGTGCGGGACGAGGCCAAGATGATCGGGGGCCTGGGGCCCTGCGGCCGGCCCCTGTGCTGCGTGACCTTCCTCAACCAGTTCCACCCCATCTCCATCCGCATGGCCAAGGAGCAGCACCTCCCCCTCAACCCGGCGAAGATATCCGGCATCTGCGGTCGCCTCATGTGCTGCCTCCACTACGAGCAGGATGCCTACCGTCGCTTCCTCCGCTGGGTTCCCGCGGTGGGGGAGAAGGTGGAGACGGAGCGGGGACCGGCCAGGGTGGTGGCCCACGACGTCCTCCACGAGAGGGTCACCCTGGAGCTCGAGCACGGGGAGAAGTTCACCGTCCCCGCCGCCTACTTCGGCCCGCCGCCCCAGGAGGTGGAGCCGGAGGAGGAGGTGGAGGACGAGATCGTGGAGGACACCGACGAGGAGTTGGCTCCGGACTAG
- the holB gene encoding DNA polymerase III subunit delta', with amino-acid sequence MGREEGCTWRGIYGQEAAVAYLRSMLRRGDVPHALLFTGPRGVGKFTAALVMSAALLCPSGDADGCPSCRRVAARVHPDLHLLEPEGMNIRVERVRELEGILHRKAVEGRGRVVVVDEAQSMTAEAANALLKTLEEPLPDTYLILVSESRENLLPTVVSRCREVRFASIGSRELEEYLAEREGLPREEARSLARRAGGMFGRAVTWARHPEAAAYWRKGVECAASLRRLTLREALERMESCRRELHDLRLEDGEEGMEAYLEALDRRSAERLRKRREEEISRRNRRARRLAAHDLLDGMASFYRDIMLLILMGEEGREAGDSLLLNPEWRKELEREAQHLDAPRVRKCLERLREAGKALDANVDEELLFSHLVMELRGILGRVPA; translated from the coding sequence ATGGGCCGGGAAGAAGGCTGCACGTGGAGAGGGATATACGGGCAAGAGGCCGCCGTGGCGTATCTCCGCTCCATGCTCCGCCGGGGGGACGTCCCCCACGCCCTCCTCTTCACCGGGCCGCGCGGCGTGGGAAAGTTCACCGCTGCGCTGGTGATGTCCGCGGCCCTCCTCTGCCCCTCCGGGGACGCGGACGGCTGCCCCTCCTGCCGGAGGGTGGCGGCGAGGGTGCACCCCGACCTGCACCTGCTCGAGCCGGAGGGGATGAACATAAGGGTGGAGCGGGTACGCGAGTTGGAGGGCATCCTCCACCGCAAGGCCGTGGAGGGACGGGGCCGCGTGGTGGTGGTAGACGAGGCGCAGTCCATGACCGCGGAGGCGGCCAACGCCTTACTCAAGACCCTGGAGGAACCCCTGCCGGACACCTACCTCATCCTGGTCTCCGAGAGCCGGGAAAACCTGCTCCCGACCGTGGTCTCCCGCTGCCGGGAGGTGCGCTTCGCCTCCATCGGTTCGCGGGAGCTGGAGGAATACCTGGCGGAGAGGGAGGGCCTCCCCCGGGAGGAAGCGCGGTCCCTGGCGCGCCGGGCGGGAGGGATGTTCGGCCGCGCCGTTACCTGGGCGCGCCACCCGGAGGCGGCGGCCTACTGGAGGAAGGGCGTGGAGTGCGCCGCCTCCCTGCGCCGCCTCACCCTCCGGGAGGCTCTGGAGAGAATGGAGTCCTGTCGCCGCGAACTGCACGACCTCAGGCTGGAGGATGGGGAAGAGGGTATGGAGGCCTACCTGGAGGCCCTGGACAGGAGGAGCGCGGAGCGCCTGCGAAAGCGCCGGGAGGAGGAGATCTCCCGCCGCAACAGGCGGGCGAGGCGCCTGGCCGCCCACGACTTGCTGGATGGCATGGCCTCTTTCTACCGGGATATAATGCTCTTGATCCTGATGGGGGAGGAGGGACGAGAGGCGGGGGATTCCCTGCTTCTCAACCCGGAGTGGAGGAAGGAACTGGAAAGAGAGGCCCAGCACCTCGACGCCCCGCGGGTCCGCAAGTGCCTGGAAAGGCTGCGGGAGGCCGGGAAGGCGCTGGACGCCAACGTGGACGAAGAGCTCCTCTTCTCCCACCTGGTGATGGAGCTCAGAGGCATACTTGGCCGCGTGCCGGCCTGA
- the tmk gene encoding dTMP kinase: MSHRNALRPAAKRKGVLITFEGVEGSGKTTQMNMLHAHLIRMKVDVVATHEPGGTRLGEEIRRILLDPAFREMHPLTETVLYAADRAQHVYEVIKPALEAGKVVLCDRYLDSSLAYQGVARRVGLEGVRNLNEWITDDLYPDLTFLLEIPYRVGLKRLEKHKKALDRMEGQPESFHEQVQEAYRTLAKFFPHRYVVLNGADKPETIHHRVMEEVMKILP, translated from the coding sequence ATGAGCCACAGGAACGCTTTGAGGCCGGCGGCGAAAAGGAAGGGAGTCCTCATCACCTTCGAGGGCGTGGAGGGATCGGGAAAGACCACCCAGATGAACATGCTCCATGCTCACCTCATCCGCATGAAGGTGGACGTGGTGGCCACGCACGAGCCGGGCGGGACCAGGCTGGGCGAGGAAATAAGGCGCATCCTGCTGGATCCCGCCTTCCGGGAGATGCATCCCCTCACCGAAACGGTGCTCTACGCCGCCGACCGGGCCCAGCACGTCTACGAGGTCATAAAGCCGGCCCTGGAGGCGGGAAAGGTGGTCCTCTGCGACCGCTACCTGGACTCCTCCCTGGCCTACCAGGGGGTGGCCAGGCGGGTGGGCCTGGAAGGGGTGCGCAACCTTAACGAATGGATCACCGACGATCTCTATCCCGACCTTACCTTTCTCCTCGAGATACCCTACCGGGTGGGCCTGAAGAGGCTGGAGAAGCACAAGAAGGCCCTAGACAGGATGGAGGGGCAGCCGGAATCCTTTCACGAGCAGGTGCAGGAGGCCTATCGCACCTTGGCCAAGTTCTTCCCCCACCGTTACGTGGTGCTCAACGGGGCGGACAAGCCGGAGACCATCCATCACCGGGTGATGGAGGAGGTAATGAAGATCCTCCCCTGA
- a CDS encoding FumA C-terminus/TtdB family hydratase beta subunit: MADGREGGGIRVTTPLTREFRERVSAGDRLLVTGRLITARDQAHRRLVETLERGERPPVDLKGEIIYYAGPSPAPPGKAAGSVGPTTASRMDPYTPRLAAEGIAACIGKGPRSPETRRALVENGVLYLVGIGGAAALLGSRVRAVRLLAYEDLGPEAVYELEVEDFPVLVAYDLRGGDVFAHLARP, translated from the coding sequence ATGGCTGACGGCAGGGAGGGCGGAGGGATAAGGGTGACCACCCCCCTCACCCGGGAGTTCCGGGAAAGGGTCTCGGCGGGGGATCGCCTGCTGGTGACCGGGAGGCTCATCACCGCCCGCGACCAGGCGCACAGGAGGCTGGTGGAGACCCTGGAAAGGGGGGAACGGCCACCGGTGGACCTGAAGGGGGAGATAATATATTACGCTGGTCCCAGCCCCGCGCCCCCGGGAAAGGCCGCCGGCTCGGTGGGGCCTACCACCGCCTCCCGGATGGATCCCTACACACCGCGCCTGGCCGCGGAGGGCATCGCCGCCTGCATCGGCAAGGGGCCCCGTTCCCCGGAAACCAGGCGTGCCCTGGTGGAAAACGGCGTCCTCTACCTGGTGGGCATCGGGGGAGCCGCGGCCCTGCTGGGTTCCCGGGTGCGGGCCGTGCGCCTACTGGCCTACGAGGACCTGGGCCCGGAGGCCGTATACGAGCTGGAGGTGGAGGATTTCCCGGTCCTCGTGGCCTACGATCTCAGGGGGGGCGACGTCTTCGCCCACCTGGCCCGGCCGTAA